The region AAATGATAATACAAATGCTTATCTGCCAGGTGTTTTTTATTTTCTACGACCTCATAGATATGATTCATAAAAATGGAAACCCCCGCGTAATCTGATGTTAAAGTTGCTGCATCTGTTACGACTCGCATTAATTGATAAAGCGACTTAAAAGACAAGTTATGATCTATAGAAATATCAAAAACAGCCAATTGTTGTTGGATCACTTGATACACATTTGCTGGATGCGACTTCAAGGTTTTTTGAAGGGTCGCGTAGGCCATTACTAATCTGGACTCGATCAAGTATCTTTTTTCATTCTCTTGATAGGCCGTGATGATTCGTTCTAAAGTAGCTTTAGGATCTAAGTGTGCGTTTTGCACGTGGGTATGATAGATCTCTTGCAGAATAGCGTATGATTCTAAAGATATTGCCTTGGCGGTAGCCTTTTTCAGTGTTTTAAATCCTATCGCATAGTGTTCTTGTTCTAAGAAAATTCGCGCTGCCAGTACTAATTTAAAAAGTTGCATTTCTTCCTGTGAATCACTAGAAAAGCCTCTGGTGGCTGTAAAGTCTACTAAGTTTTCTTTTAACCGATTTTGAAGTGCATGCAACGCATTTTTATTGGCCTTCCCATAGATTTTTAGATCGAGATCTACTCGTACATCTTTGCGTAAGAGTTGAAATAATTGGATGTTTTTTACATCTGTTCGTTGGTTTTTCGCTTTCGCGAAAGCGAGAAAAGCACCCACCTCATCACTACTTAAAGAACTTATCAATGTATTTAAATCGTTCATATCTGTAGTTTAAAACATTGATTTATAGTAATTAATCATATTTAATTATTATTTCAATCGTAAGGATAAGACAAAAATAGGTTATTTGCTGGTAAGATCCTGCTACATATTTGCAGTATCAAAACAAACAAAAATGGAACATCAAGTAAATTACAAAACCGAAAAAAAAGAAGTCCAAAAATCAGAGGCTTTTACTGGAAAACCAACAGCGGCATTTATCGCTGCATCATGGACAGCACTACTCGTGGGAATGGTTTCCTATTGCGTAGGCTTGTGGCGATCTGATATGCTGCTCAACGAGCGCGGGTATTATTTTGTCATCCTGCTCTTTGGACTGTTCTCTGTCATCTCTGTACAAAAAGCGGTTAGAGACAAGCAGGAAGGAATAGCGGTAACTGACCTGTATTACGGTATCAGCTGGTTTGTGAGCATGGCATCTATCGTATTGCTCGTCATAGGCTTATGGAATGCCGATTTATGGCCTAGTGAAAAAGGGTTTTACGGCATGTCCTTTTTATTGAGCCTATTTGCCGCCATTGCAGTACAAAAGAACACGAGAGATGTGGCCTTTATAGACGAAAACTGGAAGTGATAAGAAATAGTAAACCCTAGTGATCGCAAGTGTATAGAATGTCCTTACGGTCTTTGTAACCAATCAAAGAAAAACCACCAAAATTATTATAATTATGAAATTAAACAACTTATCTGCCTTTATAGCCATTTCAATTCTCGGAATGTTATCTATCATACTTCCCGTATTTATTCTAGGGGATTTAAAACCCTATGAATCCCCGTTATTCCCTTTAATTAGAACTGGAATCGAAGGGATATCCCTTTACAGTATAAGCTTCCTTTTCTTATCCAGCTTTATTGTTAAATTATTTAGTAAGCCGTCCTTTTGGAAAATTGGATTAATGAGTGTGGCTTTATTTCCATTAGCCACTTTCTGTGAAATGATATTCGATCCGACTTCGCATAATCTGTTTCCATTTGAATTCATATTCTATGCTATTTTAACGGTTCCAGCAATAATAGGAGCAGCTGTATCTCAAGTTATGAAACGTTTTGTTATAAAAAAAGAAGTAAATACAGGCTACAACAAAATGTAAAAACAATAGGCCATTGCAGTACAAAAGAACGCTAGAGAGGTTACATTTATAGATAAAAACTGGAAGTGAAAAAATTCAGAGTTAGGAGTGAAGTATTATAAAAAAATAGATAATTAAAGGAAGAACGATGAAACAGTATCAAGGCCTATTCATCGCAAGTATTTTGAATGCTGTATTCTTTATCTGGGTTTATATCATACAGATTTATGAAATCAAGTGGACCATCGTTGGTGTGTTTTATGAATTGCTGATTATTCCTATGATGTTACTCGCACCAACTCTATTAGTCCTGTCTGCCATCCAAATCAAGAAGAAGGGTTTACAGGTTCCAAGTTTCATCTCTTTGCTGCTCTCTACAGGAATAACCGTTAGCCTAGTAAGCCTCTTCATCATGGATTAAATACCAATTTGTTTTTAAATGATGTATTGGTATAAAATAGCAAAACCGGCTGTTTACAAATAGAGCAGCCTGTTTTGATAATTAGGAACGACCTTTTCATGATGAGAAGGTCGTTTTTTATTTGGCTTTTATTCAACACCAAAGGTTTTATAAACTTGTAAGATTTAACGGCAAACTAGCACCCTGCTAAGTCAGTCTAAACAATTTACCTGGCAAGGGCTGTACCACACCTTTGAGCTCCATGCTCATCAATTGACCAGCCACTTTATGGACCGGTTGGTTAATGTTTAGAGCAATAATATCCAGCAGTGCTTTTTCATTTTCTTTAAGGTACCTGTAGATTAACTTTTCTTCATCTGTGAGTTCTACAAAAAGTTGTTTCTGTATGGAAACCGTCGGTTCTTTCCAGCCTAGAATATAGGGAACATCGGCTGTTTTAGTGAGCATGTGGGCTTTTGCTTGTTTGATCAGATCGTTACAGCCCATAGCATATTTATCGTTGACCCGTCCAGGTACCGCAAACACTTCCCGATTGTAACTACAAGCAAGGTCTGCAGTAACCAGTGAGCCTCCTTTGGAAGCACTTTCTATCACGACAGTTGCCTCACTCATACCTGCAATGATGCGATTGCGCCCTAAGAAATTATTTCTTTCAAACGTATCTGTATGCCAAAAATCAGTCATAAAGCCGCCGTTTTGCATCATGTCTTCATTATAAGCGGCATGATTACGTGGGTAGGTTTGTTGGAGTCCATGAGCCATAACGGCTATGGTCTGTAACCCATTTTCTATAGCCATTTTATGTGCTAAAATATCCACCCCATAAGCATAGCCACTGACGATAATAGGTTGTAGAGGAGCAATTTCATTAATAAATTTTTCTAAAAAAGCAGCTCCTACGCTGGTAATTTGCCTGGTCCCAACGATGCTCAAAATATACGGATGGTCTAACTGGATCTTCCCTTTTTCAAAATAGATGATAGGCCCATCAATACAATATTTCAACCGCTCAGGATAGTCCTCATTGTAATAAACGCGGTATTTGATCTTGTTCTCTTGTATAAACCTCAACTCTTCTGTCGCTTTAGAAAACAAGCCATCTTTGTTTCTTATAAACTGAGCCTTCTTCTCTCCTATTCCTTCTATGGATGCGATATCACGATACTGCTGTTCAAAAACACCCGCAGCACTTCCGAAAGTACGGATGAGCTTTTTGGCCATAATATCTCCTATAAGCGGTGCTTTTTTAAGTGCCAGAAGAGAAAGGAGTTCTTGTTGGTCCATGTATAAATATAAAACTAAAAATAAAGGGGGAATAAATTTAAGCTTAAATCTAAACTTAAATTTAAAAAAAGATTTGTAAGCCCCATTGTCCTGCGGACATTTCCCCAAAGGGGAAAGTTTCAAAAGCTAGTTATTTAATAGTTGAGAAAGTTTGCTAACCCAATTGCTTAAAATTTCTTTGCGTGAGAAGTGTTTTAGAACGTATTCCCGAGCTTCTTTACCCATGGATGTTCTCCAATCGGGGTCTTGTCTCCAGGCTTCTAATTGGTCTATAGCGGTTGATACATCTGGTTGCGAGAAATAGAGTCCTGCGTTTGCATTTTCTAGGACGGTTTTTACTTCGCTTGCTGGATTTCCTAAAACTAATGAAGGTTTCTCACTCGCCATCATTCCGAGTAATTTTGAGGGCATTACCGTATCTAGTACTTCTGTTTTTTGGAAAAGGAAATGCGCATCGGCACTGCATAAAAGATCTGATAATTCTGCAAAAGGTACTGGGTCGTAAAACGAGATGTTTTCCTGATCTACAGCTTGCATTACTTGCTGGTATTTTGCTCCTGCACCTACTATAATGATCTCGTAAAAGTCTTGTGGTAGCGCTTTCGCGAAAGCGAGAAAATAATCCCAATCTTGCTTATCACCTACATTACCGCTATACAGCAACTTAAATTTTTCACTTTGTAAATAGGAGTGTTGCTTTGCTGTAGATGGATCTACTTGATGTGCATCAATCCAATTAGGCAAATAATAAGTAGGCTGACTGGTCTTCGTTTGCAGCTTTGCGATCATCTTGTGACTGATGGTACTTATGGTAGTTGCTTTGCCTAAAATTCGTCGCTCTAAACTGAAAAGAAATTTAAAAATAAACTTCTTGCTCCCGCTAGAGATTCCTGATTGCAATGCTGCGTCAAATTCAAAGTCCTGAATATGAATCCAGCTTGGGGCTTTGTGTTTTCTCGCATGATAACCACCAAGCCATGCGCTGGCGGTAAAAGGTATGACAGAGATCACCAAGTCTGATTTTTTAATCTTTCTCAAATTAAAAAAACTTCCTTTTGTAAAACTGAGAATGTGAAGGATGCGCTTTAAAAAGGTAGGGTTTTCTGGAACGTACTGTTGGTAACGATACAATTTTGCTCCGTTGTGATCTTCTTGTAAATACTTAGGTTGCGACTGGTATTCTTGAGCAATTTTCCATTGTGGATAATAGGGAAAAGCCGTTACCACGTTTACCATTGCACCAGCGTCAACGAGTGCCTCCACCATTTGAGTAGAATACAGTCCTATAGCAGTGTCTTCTGGAGCATAGTTAAGCCCTATGAATGTGATGTGTTTTCCTTTCAACAATTGAAAATATTTACTTTCAGCAAATTTACTTTATAATCGTTTGTTAATCGACTAATCCATTCCCTAGGTGTTTTTATCTTAAATTTGAGAATAAATCTCTTCCTATGACTCAAATATTGAACTATAAAACCTTTTTATATATTGTATTATCTGGAATCTTCATGTCTTTTACTAGTTGTTCAAGCCAAAATAATGAAGAAACTACTGATAAAATATTGATTGATATAGGTGATTCTTTAACAAAGGGTTCTGGAGGTCAAGGTACTAGTATGTCATCGGTGACCTCAACCCTGTTAGGAGAACAATGGGTTGTTAAAAACATGGGAGTAGGTGGTGAAAACACTTTAACTATAGGGGCAAGATATGGTGCAATCCCTATGTACATAAAAGAATCGATTATCATACCTAAAGACGGTACTACAGTTGAAATTCCATTGGGATTATTCAGCACATATAATAACTCCAAAATAAAGCCTCTTATTCAAGGTGACGCAGGAATCAATCCTTGTTTTGTGGATTCATTGAAATGTACACTTAGTAGAGTTGAAAATTCATACTTTATCAAGCGTAATGATATAGGGGCATCAGATCATTTAACTGAGCCAAATACAACCATAGAAACATCTCTTTCAAAACAAACGAAAGGTATTGCCACTATTTTTATAGGTCAAAATGGTGGATATGAATCGCCACAAGAATTCTTGGAACAAATTGATTTGTTCGTAGCGCATAAAGGTGATTCCAACTTTATAATTATTACGTCACATGGAAATGGGTCAAATGAATTAGTAGCTCCCGTCAAAGAAAAATATGGAGATAGAGTTATTGATTTCAAAAAGTATATGACTACAAAAGCAATAAGCGATGCAATTGAATATGGTTTGTTACCAGATGATGGAAGTTTTCCAACCAATCAAGATATAGAGCTTATGCGTAATAATAAGGCACCCGCTTCTCTACTTATAGATATTGTACATTTAAATCCTATAGGTTATACTTTATTAGGAAAATTGAGATACAAAAAAGGATTAGAATTGGGTTACTGGTAATATCATTATTTTAAATAACCGGTATCAAGTTATCCGAGCTATATCTTGTTAACAATCATCTATCTTTAACAACTTGAGCTGGACTACCTAGGCATATTTTACCTGCTGGAAGATCTTTAAAAACAGCACTTCTTGCCCCTACTAATGTCCCGCGACCAATGGTTATTCCTGGCGCTACGTATACATCTGTTGCAATCCAGCATTGATCTTCTATGATGATCTTATGTGCGTAGATATCAAAATTTACCGCTTGTGAATCGTGCGTTCCTGTGCAGATGTATGATTTTTGAGATATCACCACCTGAGCTCCTATTTCAATTTCGCCTAGACTGTATAAAACTACATCATCTCCTATCCAGCTGTGATCCCCTATGATCACTTTCCATGGAAACTGTATTCTTACAGTAGGTCTTATGATTACTTTTTTGCCGATTTTTGCTCCAAACGCCCGTAATAGAAACCTGCGCCAGCCGTACATAAACTGTGGTGACCAAGCAAAAAGTGTGCTTTGAACCAGCCACCATAATTGTACAGTAACTGCTCCTTTCCCACGGAAGTTTTGTGGCAATTGGAATTTATCGAGTTGTTGGTAGTTTTTCAAATGGTATTGGTTTGTTAAAAACAAAGATAATTTTTTACGGCAGTAACACTGTCATAGAGTGTTCACTATTCTTCACTTGTTTGTATGGCAGCTGTAAAGTGGGTCATCAAAATATGTTCTAAAAGTAATTTTCCATCATCATTAGGGTGAATACCATCTCTTAATAAGTCTTGCGGCGCCACTTCCTTATTTAGATCTAGAAACTTATGCCACTCGCCACGTAAATCAATAAAACCAAAAGCATATTTTAAAGCTAATTTTTCCATTTCTATTGAAGTTTTATCTTCTAGATCGGTTAGCTTTTTATTGTGTTTTTTATCTTCTGGATACGACAAGTGATGATTAAAGATAATCACATCTCCCGTGAAATGGGTTTTTAAGTTTTTAAAGAACTGTTCCAATTCACCAGTTTCTGTGCCGCCATAGGCGTGAAAAAAAAGTAAATCAGCATGTTGCGGATAAATATCTTCTGCCATTAGCGGTAGTAATTGTGGCACTTGAAGACCACTACGAGCAGTGTTTATAATTTCAAAATTAGTAGCGGTAAAAGCACCTTCTAAGGTTTCCTTAATACGTTTTTCTTTGATTCCTTTGACTATGGACTGACCATGGAATTGTATTTTAAAAGAAGTTTTTTTTGAGGACTTATCGTTATCAGTTATAAGCTTGTGAGAATTGTAAAGCTCTGTAACAAGAATTTGCGATGTAGTGATTTCCGGAAGTTGGTATTTATCTAATGGGCTAGAACAAGCACTCAAAAGAAATGTACAGCTTAAAACGCATAAGGAATTTCTCATGTCATAGAATTATAAATCGCTTCCCATTTAGGTTTATTTACTTTCCACGAATACTCCTTAATTACAAATTCTCTCAGTTTCTTACCTGCCATGTCCCTTTCTTGATTGGTCCATTTTGAAGTATCAACCATGGCGTTTCTTAATTCTTCACGATTAGGATTGATAAGAATTCCACCATTATGACTCCATTCATTTAGAAGTCCTGTTTGATGTGTTGTAATTACAGGTGTTCCCATCATGGCAGCTTCTAGGTTCACCATTCCAACTACTTCAGAATAACTAGGCGCTACAAAGGCGTGTGCATCTCTATAAAGGTGTTTTTTATCTAGCCCTCTTACCTCCCCTAGAAACCTAATGCGAGGGTCTTGTTGTGCGAGTCGTTGTAATTCTTTGCTGTGATCGTTTTCTGGACCTGCAATTTTTAAATCAAAATCAAGCATTTTAAGCGATGCAAAAACATTGAGCAATAATTCTAGGCCTTTCTTGGGATGAATACGTCCTAAGAACAAGAAATAGGGTCTTGACGGCGCTTTTCTCTCTACCATCTCTTCTATTTCTACCGCATTGGGAATACACACTACTTCCGTTTTAGGAAATAGCTTTTGTAGGTTCTTTTGTTCCTCTGGTGTTATGGCGTGTATGTATCTCGCTTTCGCGAAAGCGGAACTAGAAACCCCCTTGAAATACAGTTTCTTTTTAAGCCTACCCTCCTTCCAAAGCCAAGGTTCATACATACCATGTGGAGAAAGCACAAAAGGAATATTACTCTTTGCAGCAGTTTTTGCAGCGGCATATTGTGCATGCATCCACACACCATGGATATGAAAAATAGACGTTGAGACTAAACCATTTAAATGGGCTTTTAAATCACTGGAATACAACCATGGCCCTTTATTAGAAAACTCCTGAATATCAAGGTCGTCTTGATCTTTTACGGTCGTTAGAATTTTTGAATCTGGAAATTGTATTTGAATGTCTTTAACAACCGTGCGCACCCCTCCGCTAGCTCTAGAAACATCCTCTGCTATGTGGTAAAGGTTTTTCAAGGAGACGTTTTAAAATTATCTAAAGGAGGTGACTTTAGTCGCTTCTTGTCAAAATTATAATCCAGCATCAAAAATAGGTTTATAAAAAAAGAAAAGAAGAGCACTCCGTTTTCTCTTTCTAAAACATTTTCTGAGAACATCACTATACAGTAGAAAAGAAGTACTGCAATAAATAAATAATTTTTTTTATAAAAGGCTCTGATTAGGTGGTAGAGTAGGAATAAGGAGAAAAACAACAATCCAAGATAGCCTACATTTAAAATGATACCTAAAAATTGATTGTGAGAATTATAGCGATGAGATGCTAAAAACGCTGCGTCTTCCTTGTAGCAATCTATGAGCTGATTTTTTCCATCTCCTATACCATAACCGAAAATTCCAGCATCAGGAATAACGCTGGTAACACATTTATAAATTGAATACCTAATGTTAGTAGAGTTGGTTAAAGAGGCATCTGCATCTTGCACTTGTAACAGTTCAGAAAAACGCTCGTTCACTTTAGGATTAAATACAATTACGGATAATAAGCCTATTGCCCCTAGTCCAAAGACGTAGTACAATTTCTTGTTCTTAAACATGAGTACGAGATATGCCGCAACAAGAATTAATGCTATAATGGGTCCTTTTTTGATCATTATCAGTAAAAAGCCTATAAAGACAATATTGATGATAATGAGTAAAATAAGTTTTTTCCAATGGAGTCCTTTTTGAACTAAAAACAAAGAAAAGATCATCGCAACACCTATATGCATACTGAGATAAATGGGATGAATTTTCCATCCTGAGATATCTGACCTTATGATGTTGACAAAATGCAGAATGACCTCGTCAAAGCTGTACTGCTTACTAAATATGATAAAAGCGCCTACATTGACTATCAAGGTTGCTATGATAAAAAACCACATTAAGGTATAGCGCCTGTCTAGAATATACGATAAGCATCTTTTACTCATGCTAGCGGTAACTAGTGGAAAGATAATTAAGGCAGCTCCTGTAGAAATCTTACGGAACCCATAGGATAAGTCTTCAGTATACAATAAGCTGATCAAAAAGAAGAAAAACAGACTAGAATTAAGTAAAAAATAATTCCATTTAAAACGCTCTCGGTCAATTATTTGACTAGAAATTGCTGCCATTGCATAAAGGCCGATCAAAATAGGCCGCGCGCCTCTAGGGATAATAGGCATAAGAAACATGGCCACGGTCATGTAAAAAAGCAGTTGAGGTAGATATTTAGTTAGTTTTTCTTTGAAACCCATATTTTTTGATCGAGAACAATACCTATTAAATAAATGATTGATTTAGGAACGATGTAAAGCCCTATTAAAGTACCTATAAAGTAGCTAAATCCATTTGTAAAATCCCCTCTTAATAGGAAGATCAAATGCATAGCAAAATAAAAAGCTATTGCTTTTTTTAAATAGTCCTTACTGTTGAGCCAAGTTAGAAAATATACAATTGTGATTGCTAGTAAAAAGGCCATTAGAAATACTCCAAAATAGCCGAAGTTCATATAACCTTCAGAAACTAGAGGGTTAGACAAATTTGCAAACCAAAAATCGTATCTCTCAATGAGATGATCTCCTACTACAAGACCCGAAGAATCTGGCTTTGATAGCCATAAACTTCTAGGGACAAAAAATAAAAATGCACTCAGTGATTGAAAACCATAGGACAACCCATTTTCTTCTACTATTTCAATAACAACACCTATGTTAATAAAGGCGTCATAATTGAGCGACATATAACCAAGGTTTAAATCATTTTTTCTCAGGAATAAACTGGGATTAGAAATTAGGTCTGCAATACCATAATCTACATGTGTTAAAAACTGAAGTGCAGGAAATGCAACTATCATGGAGAAAAAAAGCAAAAATGTTGTTTTAACGTTACTATTCATCAATTTAGGATAAAAAAGGAAAATAAGTAATAAATAAATGGGTCCTAATGCATTTCTTTTTTCTGTCAAAGGGTTCTTTAAAACTAATAGGAAAATCAAAAAAACAGCAATACTGATTATTAAGAAAAGCCACTTACTTGCGGTCAATTTTGATTTTATCAAGTAACTGGTAGAGATAACAATTCCTGCTAAAGGAATTATGAAAAGAACCTTAGTCCTGATTAATAAATCACTGATGTTATAATCGGAAACTTTCCAGCTGGGCCGTGTAAACTCATCCACAAGAAAACCAAAGTTAGTGATGATTATTAAGGCTGATAGGATTAAAAATATAAAAGGAATTATATAAGTTTTACCTTTTAAATTAACCGGTGGTTTTTTAGTGGTTTTAATTAAAGTTTTTGTGCCTATATAAGTGAGAAAAAAAACAATATGAAAACCAGAAATTAAAAAATTAGTTTTGATAAATACCCATTCATCAAAGGGAAACTGATTCCCATAAACCGGGAATTCCATAGCTGTCATGGTGCTTGCTTGAGACATGGGAGCTACCAGAAAAAACAGGAAGTTGAAAACTATATAAGTACTTAAAAAAGGACTGTATGTCTTTTCAATAAAAATATGGAAATACGTTATAAACGTAATGATAATTGCATTACTGAAGAAAGACAACCATAAGGAAATACTTGTATCAAATGTTGCAAATATGAACGCCGTTACAAGTAAGTAAACAAATATGAATGTGTTTCTTAAAAACATTATTCCTAATTTTTTATTTTCCCTACAAAAACATGTCTGTTTATGTCAAGTTCTTCATCAAGGATGTAATCAAATCTATCTGAAAAGTTGGTTTTAAACCATTCTAAAGTATAATATTCTGGAACCTCTGGTATGTTATCCATATCACCAGAATATAGTCCCAGCGGCATGAATTCTATTATAACATATTTAGTAGCTAGAGATTCTAACACGTTAAAAATATGATCTACAGTAATGTCTTGAGTAAGTATAAGATGATGTGTCACGGCAAGTGCCATTACTACATCAGCATTAATTCTATCTTCAATTTTATTTGTGTTTGTTCTATTATTAGGACGTACAAAATCATAAAGCAAAGGCAACACTTTATCACTAAATCTATTGTTTAAATAAATCTGATCAAGAGCGTTTTTATCATAATCAGTGGCAATAATTTGATTCATCTGAGTATTCTCTCTGACATAATCAGCAAATTTACCTTGATTAGAAGCTAGCTCAATTAAAGAAGTAGCGTCACTTAGGTCTTTATTAATGATTTCTGTTATTCTCAAAAATCTATTGTCTTGAGAAGGATTTTTATTATTGTGATAATCCTTCCAGTAAGAATCTATATGGCTTGTTGATACTCTTTTCAATAGTCGCTTTGCGTAAGAAACAGAATATTTATTTTGAAAGAGTTTTTTAAATTTTAAAAGCTTATCAATATGTTTATGCTTCCCGTATTTTTCAATAACTCGTACATATCGAGCTGCTGCAAGTCTCCTTTTGCTGTTATGAATTTTAAAAATCCAGGAAGTGATTTTCTTTCCTAGAATTGTGACATGTTTATTTCTTAACAAGAACAAGTCTCGATCACTAAAGAGTCCGTAATGTAAGTAGATACTGTTTGATAAATCAGAAAACCCTTTATTATACAAATATAAAGGCATGTAAAAGGAATTATAAAAGTTGTTAAAACCCGTCCAAGCCTTATCGTTTTTGGCATCTACTTTTATAAAGCTACCAAAATCTAAATAAACCGGCTGAGCCATGTTAAAGACCACATTAAAAGCATGTACGTCAAATAGTTCATATCCGTATTTGTTTGCAACTTCATTACAATCTAAAACCGTATTTGCCGCATCTTGTAACATCGAGAATGACCACTCATACGGGTAATTCCAAAACTCTATATTTTCATGTTCAATGACTAGATCAAATCCTTCTATTTTCAAGTCAGAGATCCATGTTTTAACAAAGAGTTTTTTGGTAATTAATTCATCTAGCATACCACCAGACATCATATCCTTAACTTGCTCTATATATTCCTTATTAACGCCTCTAATGACTCTATCTCCATAAAAAAATAAAGTGCATACTTGATCAATAGAAATCTCAAGCGTTTTTAATTCTTCCCTTCTAATAACTTCACTCATAATGGTTTGATCCATGTTTTAGGTCTCAAAACATTAATAATAGACCTGGTTTGTAAGTAGAAATTCTCTCTTGTTTTCTTGAAGAAAAAATTTATAAAATAACTCGATATAGAATATGAAATCAAGGTAGCATAAGCAGCTCCTTTTAAACCATAATCCTGAATCAAATATATATTCAACGATATATTTAATACGGCACCTAATATAAGTCTAAAACTCGCTAACTTTTCTAATCCTTCATTAAGATAATAACTCCATGAGGCATTACTTAAAAAGACAAAAACTATGGACCAAATATAAATACTTAATAATCCACTGCTTGCCGCATACTCTTCACCAAATAATACTTGAACCATTATAGAGCCGAAAAAAGTATAAAGAACACACGCAGAAATAGCTATTTTCATTAATAAATCATATAATTTTTGCAATCTATTAATGAATTGTACTCTGCTTTTTTTTCTCAAAGCAACTAATGATGGAAAAATAGACTGTGTAATCGTTACTGTAATAAAAAGCCATACACCAGTAAGTTTAACAGCAACACTATATATACCTACTTCATACTCGCTAAGGAATTGCTTGATCATTACTTGATCTATTTTCATATAAAGCGCCGCCGCAACAGAACCTAATATTAATAACTTCCCTTTATTAAAAAGCTCTATTGCTACTTCTTTTTCAAAGCTCCAATTTAATGGGTTTAATTTTTGCCCTTTATAGACAATTATGTAGGCTATAGCTAGTAAAACCCATTCTAGAAGTATAGCAAATGCAAACCACAATAATGAGTATTCAAATAGTATAAAATACACCTTTAATAAGGCTAAACATCCTATGACAATTATATTACATATT is a window of Nonlabens sp. MB-3u-79 DNA encoding:
- the yiaA gene encoding inner membrane protein YiaA; this translates as MEHQVNYKTEKKEVQKSEAFTGKPTAAFIAASWTALLVGMVSYCVGLWRSDMLLNERGYYFVILLFGLFSVISVQKAVRDKQEGIAVTDLYYGISWFVSMASIVLLVIGLWNADLWPSEKGFYGMSFLLSLFAAIAVQKNTRDVAFIDENWK
- the dprA gene encoding DNA-processing protein DprA codes for the protein MDQQELLSLLALKKAPLIGDIMAKKLIRTFGSAAGVFEQQYRDIASIEGIGEKKAQFIRNKDGLFSKATEELRFIQENKIKYRVYYNEDYPERLKYCIDGPIIYFEKGKIQLDHPYILSIVGTRQITSVGAAFLEKFINEIAPLQPIIVSGYAYGVDILAHKMAIENGLQTIAVMAHGLQQTYPRNHAAYNEDMMQNGGFMTDFWHTDTFERNNFLGRNRIIAGMSEATVVIESASKGGSLVTADLACSYNREVFAVPGRVNDKYAMGCNDLIKQAKAHMLTKTADVPYILGWKEPTVSIQKQLFVELTDEEKLIYRYLKENEKALLDIIALNINQPVHKVAGQLMSMELKGVVQPLPGKLFRLT
- a CDS encoding WcaI family glycosyltransferase, coding for MLKGKHITFIGLNYAPEDTAIGLYSTQMVEALVDAGAMVNVVTAFPYYPQWKIAQEYQSQPKYLQEDHNGAKLYRYQQYVPENPTFLKRILHILSFTKGSFFNLRKIKKSDLVISVIPFTASAWLGGYHARKHKAPSWIHIQDFEFDAALQSGISSGSKKFIFKFLFSLERRILGKATTISTISHKMIAKLQTKTSQPTYYLPNWIDAHQVDPSTAKQHSYLQSEKFKLLYSGNVGDKQDWDYFLAFAKALPQDFYEIIIVGAGAKYQQVMQAVDQENISFYDPVPFAELSDLLCSADAHFLFQKTEVLDTVMPSKLLGMMASEKPSLVLGNPASEVKTVLENANAGLYFSQPDVSTAIDQLEAWRQDPDWRTSMGKEAREYVLKHFSRKEILSNWVSKLSQLLNN
- a CDS encoding putative colanic acid biosynthesis acetyltransferase, giving the protein MKNYQQLDKFQLPQNFRGKGAVTVQLWWLVQSTLFAWSPQFMYGWRRFLLRAFGAKIGKKVIIRPTVRIQFPWKVIIGDHSWIGDDVVLYSLGEIEIGAQVVISQKSYICTGTHDSQAVNFDIYAHKIIIEDQCWIATDVYVAPGITIGRGTLVGARSAVFKDLPAGKICLGSPAQVVKDR
- a CDS encoding SGNH/GDSL hydrolase family protein: MRNSLCVLSCTFLLSACSSPLDKYQLPEITTSQILVTELYNSHKLITDNDKSSKKTSFKIQFHGQSIVKGIKEKRIKETLEGAFTATNFEIINTARSGLQVPQLLPLMAEDIYPQHADLLFFHAYGGTETGELEQFFKNLKTHFTGDVIIFNHHLSYPEDKKHNKKLTDLEDKTSIEMEKLALKYAFGFIDLRGEWHKFLDLNKEVAPQDLLRDGIHPNDDGKLLLEHILMTHFTAAIQTSEE
- a CDS encoding glycosyltransferase — translated: MKNLYHIAEDVSRASGGVRTVVKDIQIQFPDSKILTTVKDQDDLDIQEFSNKGPWLYSSDLKAHLNGLVSTSIFHIHGVWMHAQYAAAKTAAKSNIPFVLSPHGMYEPWLWKEGRLKKKLYFKGVSSSAFAKARYIHAITPEEQKNLQKLFPKTEVVCIPNAVEIEEMVERKAPSRPYFLFLGRIHPKKGLELLLNVFASLKMLDFDLKIAGPENDHSKELQRLAQQDPRIRFLGEVRGLDKKHLYRDAHAFVAPSYSEVVGMVNLEAAMMGTPVITTHQTGLLNEWSHNGGILINPNREELRNAMVDTSKWTNQERDMAGKKLREFVIKEYSWKVNKPKWEAIYNSMT
- a CDS encoding O-antigen ligase family protein, with the protein product MGFKEKLTKYLPQLLFYMTVAMFLMPIIPRGARPILIGLYAMAAISSQIIDRERFKWNYFLLNSSLFFFFLISLLYTEDLSYGFRKISTGAALIIFPLVTASMSKRCLSYILDRRYTLMWFFIIATLIVNVGAFIIFSKQYSFDEVILHFVNIIRSDISGWKIHPIYLSMHIGVAMIFSLFLVQKGLHWKKLILLIIINIVFIGFLLIMIKKGPIIALILVAAYLVLMFKNKKLYYVFGLGAIGLLSVIVFNPKVNERFSELLQVQDADASLTNSTNIRYSIYKCVTSVIPDAGIFGYGIGDGKNQLIDCYKEDAAFLASHRYNSHNQFLGIILNVGYLGLLFFSLFLLYHLIRAFYKKNYLFIAVLLFYCIVMFSENVLERENGVLFFSFFINLFLMLDYNFDKKRLKSPPLDNFKTSP